Within Runella rosea, the genomic segment CGAAAACGTAACCCATTCGCCATGGCGTTTACAGGCCAGCGTATCGGGTTTATTTTGTGATTTGACGTAGAGGTCCAAAAAATCAAATATGCGGGTAGCAACGGTTTGCATGTTGTTGGAAGATATTGGTTGGGCGTAAAGTAAAGTAAAAAACGAAGACGCACGAAGGACAAAGTTATTAGACGGCAATAAATGAAACAATAACCCTAAAAAATTGCGGATAGTTGATTCCTTCAACTTTTTGACCGTAATTTAGTTTTAGCTTTCAATGAGTTATTCTTCGTTATGTACAGTTAACTATTAAACGCCGCTCTCGCATGAAAACTTTTTATTCTATTCTTCTCGTTGGATGTTTGTTTGTATTCGCTTATGACCTTCAGGCGCAGCGCCTTCGAGCTGGTTTTGACAAAGCAGAATACATCGAAATGCTGAAAATTTCGGCTCGGTTTGGCGCTCCTGACTACGTTGCGGCTTTTCCTGCGCCTACCAATTACAAATCGGTGTACCGTGCGCCCATTGTTGGGCTGGACAATACGTGGGACTTATGGACTCACAACGATAATACCATTGCCGTCGTCAGTATTCGGGGAACGACCGAAAAAGAGGTGAGTTGGCTGGCGAATTTCTACGCCGCCATGGTCCCCGCCAAGGGGGAATTGCAATTGAACCAAAGCGAGACTTTCAAATACGAACTTTCGTCAGATCCCAAAGCCGCCGTACATGTAGGTTGGTTGCTTGGTACGGCCACGATGTCGAAGGATATTTTGTCAAAAATAGATTCCTGCTACAAAAAAGGCATCAAAGATGTCATCATCATGGGGCATAGTCAGGGGGGAGCCATTGCGTATTTATTGACGGCTTACGTTTACAGCCTGCAAAAACAAAAGGCAATTCCTGCCGACATTCGCTTCAAAACCTATTGCAGTGCTTCGCCCAAGCCCGGAAATCTCTATTTTGCGTATGAGTATGAGTCGTTGACCCAAAACGGCTGGGCGTATAACGTCGTCAATTCGGCGGACTGGGTGCCTGAAGTTCCCATTTCTATTCAGACCATTGATGATTTTAACGTGACGAATCCGTTTGTGGGGGCCAAGGGCATTATCAAAAAGCAAAAATTCCCCAAAAACCTCGCCCTCAAATATGCGTATAATCAGCTCAGTAAGCCGACGTATAAGGCCAATAAAAACTACCAAAAATACCTCGGAAAAATGGCCTCGACCATTGTAAGCAAAAACATGACGGGCTTCACTCCGCCGCCCGCGTATTACAACAGCAACCACTATGTACGCACAGGAAATACGATTGTGTTGAAGGCCGACGAGGACTATTATCAACGCTTCCCCGAAAGCAAAGAGAAAATTTTTGCGCACCATTTCCACCCGCCGTACCTGTATTTAACCGAAAAACTTAACACAAATAACGAAAGTATGACAACCGCGTCACCCCTTGACGGAACTTGGGAACTCAATTATATTGCAGGGGCGGCGGTGCCTTTTGATAGCCTGTATCCCAACAAAAAACCAATGATGATATTTGACGGAGCCAACGGCCAAGTAAGCGGAAGCACAGGCTGTAACCGTTTTTCGGGTAAACTCAACGCCGACGGCAACAAACTCAATTTCAATTCACCCATGGCTTTGACCAAGATGTTTTGCCCTGGTGAGGGCGAAAATCGGTTTCTGGAAACATTGAAAAAAGTAAATACGTACTCCATCAATGAAAATACGCTGACATTTATCACGGGCGATATTGCCGTGATGCGGTTTGTGAAGAAGTAGGGGGGAAGGGAAAAACTCGTTACTCTGTAACTGAAGTTGTGTATTGTAGACTGATATTTTTAGTAACATTGACCTAAGATTCTCGGCCATAACAAATCGGCCGATTTAAATTCAGTCACAACGCTATGCACACCTCGTCGCTTTCTAAAACCCTTCAAGTACTTGCCGTTTTCTTTCTGGTCATCGCTGGCTTGTACTTTGCCAAACCTTTTTTGGTGCCCTTGGCGCTTGCCTGCATTATTTCGATGCTGATGTTGCCGCTGGGCCGTTGGATGGAAAAGAAAGGAGTAGGTCGTGGGTTGGCAACCTTTCTCTGCCTTCTTTTTTCGGTTGTCGTGGTGATTGGAGTTATTGGGGTACTTTCATGGCAAATTGCCAGTTTTGTCGATGACCTCCCAAAAATGCAGCAGTACATCGGGGAGCTAGAGAAGAAGCTGCAAGAGACATTGAGTAATCAATTCGGGCTCTCTCCTCAAAAACAAAAAGAATTGCTAAAGCAGCAGCAATCGTCGGGGGTGGGCAATGCTGGAAAAATGGTGTTGTCGGTCATGAGCTCGTCTACGAGTCTGTTGGTGGACATGGTATTGGTGCTGGTTTATACTTTTTTGTTGATGTATTCTCGCACGCACCTGAAGCAATTCATGCTAAAAATGGTGCCCGTTGACCAAAAAACAAAAGGCAATAAAATCATCAGCGATGCGTCGCACGTGGCTCAACAATATCTCTTGGGACTGGCCATGATGATTGCCATGCTTTGGGTGATGTACGGCGTCGGATTTTCGATAATCGGCGTAAAAAATGCGCTCTTTTTTGCCATGATTTGCGGCTTGTTTGAAATAGTACCTTTTGTGGGCAACATTACAGGCACCACGCTGACCGTCATTGGCGCACTCTCGCAGGGGGGTGATTCGGGAATGGTGCTCGGGATTGTACTTACTTACGGAACGGTTCAATTTCTGCAAACCTATATTTTAGAACCTTTGGTGGTGGGAGCGCAAGTCAAGATTAATCCATTGTTTACCATTATTTCTATCGTGGTTGGGGAGCTTGTTTGGGGGGTAGCAGGAATGGTGATGGCGATACCGTTGGTGGGCATTGCCAAGGTGATTTTTGATAATATTGAGCCCTTGCAACCCTATGGTTTTTTGATTGGCGAAGAAAAGAAAAAGGGAAAAAGCAGCTTTATAGATACGATTAAAGCGCGGGTAAAAAAATCGTGATTCTTTAACTGAAAATAAGGTGATGGTTTTTGAGATTTTAACCTTAAATGACAAAATTCAGTCAAATAAGGTTTTTATTTTGACCTTATTGGGCTGAAAAATGGAAAATAAGCTATATTTCTTAACAAAAACGAAAATAGCATAACCCCCATTCCATGTCCCCCGAAAACCTAATCTCCGAAGACCAAGGCGATATTAATTCTTCCGAGCAACGCCATTTGTATACGCAATCGTTGGATGCCCAAACCCTGCATTGGCTGGAAGAAGATGCCAAATATTTCTTTCATCAGGCGCTTTCTACGCCCGTCATGAACGTGCTTTCCAAGACCGAAGGCGCGTATATCTATGACCTCAACGGCAAAAAATACTTAGATATGCACGGCAACGGTGTCCACAATGCGGGCTTTAACAATCCTGCGGTGGTGGAAGCGATGATTCGTCAAATGTCGGAAGCCTTGGCTTTTACGCCCAGAAGATATACCAATATCCCTGCCATTCAATTGGCAAAAAAACTGACCGAAATTACACCTGCTGGACTAGATCGGGTGCTTTTTTGCCCGGGTGGCTCAGAAGCCATCGAAATGGCGGTGATGCTTGCGAAGCAAATCACGGGCAAGTGGAAAACGATTTCGTTTTGGGATGCCTACCACGGCACGGGTTTCCAATCTGGTGCCGTGAGCGGACAGGCACATTTTCTGAAAGGCAACGGGCCGATGGTGCCTGGGGCGCTGCACGCGGAGTTTCCCAACTACTACCGCAATCCGTGGAAATGGGACGATACCGACGCCATCGACGAAGAATACCTGCGCCAAATCAAACTTATCATCCGCAACGAGCCTGATATCGCGGCTATTGTGGCCGAGCCGATCTCATCCACGCCCGTGGTGCCGTCTCAAAACTATTGGCAAGAAATCCGCAGCCTTTGCGACCGTGAAGGAATCTTCCTGATTTTTGACGAAATCATTGAAGGTTTGGGGCGTACGGGAAAAATGTTCGCCAGTGAACATTACGTTACGCCCGACGTATTGGTACTGGGCAAATCGTTGGGTGGTGGTATGGTACCGTTTGCAGGAATTGTTTCTAAATCTGAATATAACGTCTTACAAGATAGCTCTATCGGTCATTTTACGCACGAGAAAAATCCGCTTTGCTGCGCGGCGGGATTGGCCGAAATCGAATTTATTGAAGAACATCGCCTCGTTGAGAATGCCGCTACCAAAGGCGAATATTTAATGAATGCGTTTCGAGAAATGCAGGAAAAATACCCACTCATCGGCAACGTGGCGGGCAAAGGATTTCACATCGGCATCGACCTTGTCAAAGACCGCAAAACCAAAGAGCGGGCCTACGAAGAAGCCGAGCGCATCATGTATCGCTGTATGGAACGTGGGCTGGCCTTTAAAATCATCGAAGGCAATGTCATCACGCTGCGCCCGTCTCTGATTCTAACGCAGGACCAGTGCGATTTTATCATTGATACCATCGAAGAAGCCTTGCGCGAAGAAACAAAATAGCCCATGCAACACAAAAAAGTAAAAGTGGGCGTGGTGCAGGCCACGCCTGCGTTGTTTGACGTTGAGAAAACCGTTCAACTCGTCATTGAGTGGGTAGAAAAAGGAGCCGCCGCAGGCTGTGAGCTGTTGCTTTTTCCTGAATCTTTTATTCCCTGTTATCCGCGTGGGTTAGACTTTGATTCCATCGTGGGACGCCGTACCGAAAAAAGTCGGAATCAATGGTTGGAGTATTGGGAAAATAGTTTAGAAACAAATTCTCAATACGTTGAACAAATCAGTGAAGCCATCCGCCGAGCAGGCATTTTTGTGGCTTTAGGCGTTACCGAGCGCGAAAGCGTGGGTGGGTCTTTGCATTGTGCGTTGCTGTATTTTGACAAACAAGGCAATCTCATCGGCAAGCATCGTAAACTTAAGCCTACGGGTTTGGAACGCTACATTTGGGCCGAAAGCGACGGCAGTACATTGGTCAGTTTTGATACTGAAATCGGTAAAATAGGAGGGTTGATTTGTTGGGAAAATTACATGCCGTTGGCGCGGATGTCGATGTACCAACGCGGCGTGGAAATTTACCTCGCTCCAACGGCCGATTCCCGCGAATCGTGGCAATCGACCATGCAGCACATTGCGCTGGAAGGCCGCTGTTTTGTACTAGCGTGTAACCAGTTTGTTCAAAAATCCGATTATCCCGAACATTTTCAGGCAGATTTGACCGATGAGCCTGAAATTATGAGCAGTGGCGGTAGCGTCATTATTTCACCGTTGGGTGAGGTCTTAGCGGGGCCGCTGTGGAACGAAGAAGGTTTACTCACTGCCGAATTGGACTTTTCAGTTTTGGCCAAAAGCAAACTGGATTTTGACGTCGTAGGGCATTATTCCCGAAACGATGTGTTTAAACTCGAAGTGGTGGGGCAACCGGACATGTTGAAAGTGAAGTGATTGGCTTCCATAAAAAAGCCGTTGGTAAGAAACACCAACGGCGGTAAATTATATAAATAACTTCGCACTACACCCCCGTATAACTAAACGGCGAAATAGCTCTTAATTCTTCTTTGATTTCGTCCGAAACATCCAAACCATCGATGAATTCGGCGATGGCGTTGGCCGTGATTTTTTCGTTTTTGCGGGTAAGGTTTTTCAAGGCTTCGTAGGGCTGCGGGTAGGCTTCGCGGCGCAAAACGGTCTGAATCGCTTCGGCTACCACGGCCCAGTTGTTTTCCAAATCGGCGTAAAAAGCGCGCTCGTTTAGTTCCAGTTTGCCTAATCCTCGCATCAAGGCTTTCAAGGCAATCACGGTATGCGCCAACGGAACGCCTAAGTTTCGGAGGACGGTTGAGTCCGTCAAATCACGTTGAAGGCGAGAAATAGGAAGTTTGGCCGATAAGTGTTCAAAAAGGGCATTTGCGATGCCCAGATTTCCTTCTGAATTTTCAAAATCAATCGGATTTACTTTGTGCGGCATGGCCGATGAGCCGATTTCTCCCGCTTTGATTTTTTGTTTAAAATACTCCATCGACACGTACGTCCAAATGTCACGGTCGAGGTCTATCAGGATGGTATTCAGGCGCTTGAAGGTATCCATAAGCGCCGCTAGCATGTCATAATGTTCAATCTGCGTGGTCAATTGACTCCGCGAAAGGCCCAAGTGGTCGTTGACAAAATGATTGCCAAAAGCCACCCAGTCAATGTCGGGATAAGCCACGTGGTGGGCGTTGAAATTGCCCGTTGCTCCGCCAAATTTTGCCGCAAAGGGCACGGCTTGAAGCATTTGTAATTGTTTTTCAAGGCGTTCGGCAAATACCCCAAATTCTTTCCCCAACCGCGTCGGTGAGGCAGGTTGCCCGTGCGTGCGGGCCAGCATCGGAATGTGTTTCCACTCCTCTGCCAAGGCTTTTAATTTAGCCAACACTTCATCAAACATCGGTACAATTTCAGCTTTGAGGGCGTCTTTGAGCGACAACGGAATGGAGGTATTGTTAATATCTTGGGAAGTCAATCCGAAGTGGATAAATTCCAAAAACTGTTCTAATTTCTTGTCTTTCAGCTTTTCCTTGATGAAATACTCCACCGCTTTCACGTCGTGGTTGGTCACCGATTCAATCTCTTTGATCATCAGCGCGTCTTTCTCCGAAAACTCGCCGTACAAGGCGCGCAAGTCGGAATAATGCACTTTGTCGAAGTCTTTCAATTGCGGTAACGGCAATTCACAGAGAGAAATAAAATATTCCACTTCGATCAGGATGCGGTAGCGAATCAGTCCAAATTCGGAAAAATAAGGCGCGAGTTTTTCAACTTGCCGACGGTAGCGCCCGTCTACGGGAGAGATAGCTGTCAGGGAATTTAATTGCATAGCTTGGGTTCTAAGGCGCAAAGATACGCCGGGAATCGGAAAAATTTGGTAGAAAACCCCAGAAAATGCTTTTATCAACAGTTTGGTATCGAAATCCTCTCCTTTATGAAAATAGTACCTCTTTTTGCCTTTTTAGCGGTCATTACGGCCATGCTCAGCGCGCCCAACCTTGCCGAAAATGGAGAAAATTGGCCCGAATACAACGGAAATGGTGCCCGCAATCATTATTCTCCCTTAGCCCAAATCAATGCCGAAAATGTTTCGCAGCTCAAAGTGGCTTGGACGTACGCCTCGGGAGGGGCGGATACCATTGGGCACCGTACCCAAATGCAGTGTAATCCGATTATTGTCGACGGAATTTTATACGGCGTTTCGGCCAATACCCAAGTGTTTGCGCTCGATGCCGCCAACGGAAATCCCATCTGGAAATCCAAAGTGACCGAAACCGAAGGTACTACCAGTCGCGGGGTGACCTATTGGCGCGAAGGAGAAGAAAAAATCATCTTTTTTGGGGCGGGAAAATGGCTGTATGCCTTTGATGCCTTGCGGGGAAAACCCATTACCTCATTTGGCCAAAATGGACGAATCAACTTAAAAGAAGGCCTCGAACGCCCGGGCGCTGATGAGTACGTGGTGGCCAATACGCCCAACGTTATCTTTAAAAATTTGCTCATTGTCGGAGTTCGGGTTTCGGAAAGTGAAACGGCGCTTCTGGGCGACATCCGAGCGTATGATGTGCGGACGGGTAAAAAAGTGTGGACGTTTCGTACCATTCCTCAAATGGGTGAGTTGGGTGCGGATACGTGGCCGGCCAATTCGCGGCAAAACATTGGTGGTGCCAATGCATGGGCAGGCATGGCCATCGACCGGGAGCGGGGCATCGTGTATGCACCGACTGGCTCGGCAGCGTTTGATTTTTATGGCGGAAACCGCAAAGGAGATAATCTTTTTGCCAACTGTCTTTTGGCCCTTGATGCCAACACGGGCAAGCGACTTTGGCACTATCAACTCGTCAGACACGATATTTGGGACCGCGACCCGCCTGCTCCGCCAAACTTGCTTACGGTGATGCACAACGGCCCCGACGGTCGGCCCCGAAAAGTGGACGCAGTGGCGCAAATTACGAAGCAGGGCTACATTTTTGTCTTTGACCGCGTGACGGGAAAACCGCTGTTTCCCATCGAAGATAGAAAATATTCCTATGATGCTGTACCTGGGGAATTTCCCGCTGCGTCGCAGCCGATACCAGTCAAGCCTACGTATTTTGCAAGGCAGCGATTTGTGGAACAAGACCTAAATTCATTCGTGGCCGACCGCGATTCGATTCTGGGATTGATTCGCAAATCACGCACTGGCGGCCCGTACATTCCCATTGGAAAAGAAACGACGATTTTCTTTCCGGGCACCGATGGCGGCGGGCAATGGGGTGGGGCGGCGGCCGATCCGCAGGGGATTTTATACATTCCTTCCAAAGAAATTCCGGTGTATACCTCGCTGGTAATCAAAAGTCAAGAAACAAACGGGGGATTTGTCACGGGAGCCCAATTGTATAAGCAAAATTGTGCGGCTTGTCACGGAACAGACCGACGTGGCAATCATGATGGTTCGTATCCATCATTGGTGAATATCAACAAGCGACTTACGGCCGATGCCCTCAACAAGCTGATTCCTAAAGGGCGCGGCATGATGCCACCCTTTGCGCACCTTTCGGTGGCTGAGCGCCAAGCCATTGTTGATTTTGTTTTTCAGAAAGAGTCAGATAAACAGGTAGTTAGTTCAAAAAGTGGCGCATTGCCGTATCAGCATACTGGCTATAATCGTTGGTACGACCGCAATGGTTATCCCATCAATCAGCCGCCGTGGGGAACCTTGACCGCCACCGATTTAAACACGGGCGAGCGATTGTGGCAAGTTCCTTTGGGCGAATATCCTGAATTGACAGCCAAAGGAATCCCCATTACGGGCACCGACAACTACGGCGGGCCCCTAGTAACAGCCAGCGACTTGCTCTTCATTGCGGCTACCCGTGATGAGCGATTACGGGTATTTGACAAAAAGACGGGAAAACAACTCTGGCAAACCCAACTTCCTGCGGCGGGTTATGCGTCGCCAAGTACCTATTCGATTGCGGGCAAGCAGTACGTAGTCATTGCGTGCGGTGGTGGAAAACTAAAAACCAAATCAGGCGATAAATACGTAGCTTTTGCATTGCCATAAGATGTTTTTGTATTTAATTGCGAACCTTTACTGTTTTGCATACTATTTAAACTCAAACCCTTTACACGCTAAACTTAACCCTCTACACTTAAATGACACCTTCTCCTTTTTTGGGCGAATTGCTCGGTACACTCGTTTTGATTTTATTAGGCAACGGTGTGGTTGCCAATGTCGTTTTGAAAAATACCAAAGGCCACAACGGCGGTTGGATTGTCATTACTGCTGGTTGGGCGTTTGCGGTCACCATCGGTATTTTTGTGGCGAAAGCCTTTGGAGGTTATGATGCCCACCTCAACCCCGCCGTCACGATTGGTTTTGCTGTGGCGCAAAACGAATACGGAAAAGTAGTGGATTATGTGAGCGCTCAGATGATTGGGGCTTTTCTGGGGGGTACTTTAGTGTGGTTGTATCACTTGCCGCAATACGCCAAAACGGAAGATAAAGGAGCTAAGTTGGCCACTTTTGCCACCGACCCCGCCATTCGTGCTTCAGGTTCCAATTTTTTTAGTGAAGTGATCGGCACCATCGTTTTATTGATGGGAATCAAAGGAATTGGTGCCGTTACGACGGGTTTGGGGCCATTTGCCGTTGGCATTTTGGTGTGGGCCATTGGGCTTTCTTTGGGCGGAACCACGGGGTATGCCATCAACCCTGCCCGCGATTTAGGGCCGCGCATTGCGCACGCTATTCTGCCCATCGTCGGCAAAGGTGATTCAGATTGGAAATACGCATGGGTGCCTGTGGCTGGGCCAGTTACGGGCGCTATTATCGCTGGACTTTTATTTTTGTAAAGCTATTTTTTCATACAAAGGCGCTAAGAAGCAAAGAAATCACTGCGTCTTAGCGTCTTTGCGTGAATCTAAGTTACTTCTCAAATTTGAGCTTAAAAACGCCGCTCGATAAGACAATTTCGTCTTTTGTATCCTGTTTCTTATAACCTCGTCCTTCGGGGTCGATGTCAGAGTCGTAACCTGTGGCGCTCGTAAATACTTTATCTTCGAGTTTACCTTTCAGGCGACCTAACCCACCCAAGGCGGTTGCCGACGTTTTTTCTTTGAAATGGGTGCCATCTAGCGTACCCGAAAATTTTCCTTCCAAAAATCCGTCGGCCGCTTTGGTTACTTCAATTTCACCGCCGTTTTCCCGGCGCGATTTCCCTACGTGGTATTCCATGCGCGGCGATTTGGTTTCTTCCACGTACTTAACATAGGCTACCCCTTTGTATTTACCCTCGGCCATAATCGGCTGAACTGTATTTTTTCCGTTGAAATCTTCATCAACAATTTTGTAAAGTCCCACTTCTGGCAAGTCGCTGTTGGACCAAGTGACAAACCAAAAACGCAGTGATTTGTCGGGGCTGGTGGCATTGGCCGTAATGTACCATACGTTACCCATTCGTATCCGTCGCGGGGCGGTTTTGTATTCTTTGCCATCAACCTGAACGGAGAGACTGTTGTCGTTTGAGATTTGCGCCATGGCCACCTGACTCATGAGACCGATAATAAGCGCCGCTAGCTTCTTATTCATTTCATTTGTGCTGTTTGATGTGATGATTTTTGAAAGTCGAAATGTACAGGTTTTCCACTCGTTCTGGGTTAGGCATTGGGTTGAAATGTCATAAAAACTTACTGAACGGTTACTTATGACAAATTGATTTATTGGCATCGCTATCTTTCGCTTGTATCTTTGGGCGTTCAATTCAACCACTAATCAATGAAACACCTACTTCTAATTCTTTTAAGCAGCTTGATTTTCGGTCTTCAATCGTGCAGTTTTTCGTCAGAAGATAAATTTGAAAAAGGAAAAACCCTGATGAAAGAGGGGAAATTTCGCGAAGCGCTGACGTTTCTAAACGGAGCCATTGAAAGCGATAACGGTAACTATGAAGCCCTCAACGCCCGTGGCGTGGTGTATTATGAGTTAAAAGAATACCAAAATGCCTTGCTTGATTATGACCAAGCCCTCAAATTAAAACCCGATTATTACCGGCCGTATTACAACAGGGCATTGTTGAAAGTAGCCCAAAATGACGGCGACGGTGCCTTGAAGGATTACGCCGAAGCAGTTCGGCTCGACCCAAAAAATGCCGAGATATTTGTAAACAGAGGCCAATTGTTAGCTGCTTTAGCGCAGCCAGACGCCGCGCTTCGGGACTTTGAGCAGGCCACCGTTCTTGATTCAACCAATGCTTTGGCGTGGTACAATCGTGGCAACGTTTTATTCCAACGGGAAGAGTTTAAGGGTGCTATTGAAAACTTTGAAAAAGCGGTCAGATCCGATGCCAAGTTCGGCAAAGCGTTTCACGCGTTGGGAGTTGCGCAAATTTTAGAGAATCAAAAAGAAGTTGGATGCCTCAATCTCAAGCAGGCCGAGCGGTTAAAATATCCAGCGGCGAAAGCCTCCATCGAACAATATTGCAAATAACCGTAGGGGCAGGCCTCGCGTCTGCCCGAAAACGGCAATAACGGCAAAACGTGGGCAAGGCCCGCCCCTACAACAATAAACCCCGTCAAGTAGGGGCAGGCCTCGCGTCTGCCCGAAAACGGCAATAACGGCAAAACGTGGGCAAGGCCCGCCCCTACAACAATAAACCCCGTCAAGTAGGGGCAGGCCTCGCGTCTGCCCGAAAACGGCAATAACGGCAATAACGTGGGCAAGGCCTGCCCAATAACGGCGAAAACGGCAAAAATGGCAAAACGTGGGCGTAGGGGCAGACGCAAGGCCTGCCCCTACAGCAAAACACCCCGCCAAATAACTTGGCGGGGTGTTTTGTTTATAAAATGTTTGCTCGTATTAGTGCGCGGCAGCGGTAGCAGATGTTTCTGCTTTGTAGTTGCGCGTCCAGAAATACAAAATGGCAAATGCAACAATCAAAACCGCTGGGAAAATAGCCATGGTGCTGAGCGTAGCCTGACCCGCGGCTAACTCCATTTCATCTCCAGTTAAGCCAAGCGCCGTTTTTTCGGCACGGGCGTCATCAATCCATTGTCCGATAATAGGCTGGAAGATAGAAGTTGAAAACATACCTACGCCACCAAGAATGGACATTCCAAGGGCACCACTTAGAGGTACTTTTTCGGCAATAAAACCAATCATGTTAGGCCAAAATAATGCCACACCCATGGCAAAAAACACGGCAGATACATAAGCCATTGTCCCTGTTTGAGTACTGAATAAATATACACCAATGGTTGCCAAAACTGCTGAACCCAACAGTACACCTTGTTGGCCAAACTTGGCAACAATCGGCCCTGCAAAATACCTGATTACGGCCATGAGTCCTGTTACCAAAGCCAAGATCAACATTGGGCTTGCCCCTGATTTACTCATAATTAAGCCAGTCCATTGTTGAGGTCCAAATTCTGAGATTGCGGTTAAGGCCATGCAGCAGAACATGAAGATATACAACGGAGTAGCCATTGCTTTTAGGTTTTCACCCAACGACGTAACACCTTCGGTTTTGGGTTTTGGAAACGCCTGACCCCAAAACAAATAAGCATAAATCAAGGTTGGAACCATGATCAACCAAATTTGTGCCTGCCAGCCAGTGTTGGCATCGGTCATGAATTTTGATATTAAACTACCAACCACAATTCCACCAGGGAACCACATGTGGAAACGGTTTAACATTTTACTCATTTCGGCACCAGAATAAGTGTCGGCAATCATTGGGTTACAAGCTGCTTCTGTACAGCCATTACCTAATCCGATTAAGAATGTAGAAATCAAAAGGCCCGTGTAGCCTCCCGAATAAATGGTCAAAATGATGCCTAAAGCGTGAGAAACAAACGCAATCATCATGATTTTCTTGGGACCCACGGTGTGATACACAAGTCCACCGATAATCATGGCCAAGGGAAAGCCCAAAAACCACATAGAGTTGATGAAACCGAGTTGCTCAGCAGTTAAATTAAACTCTGTTCCTAATTGTGCCAGAATTCCAGCCCGGATACTGAATGAAAAAGCTGTTGTTATTAGCGCAAAACAGCTTCCGTTAAAAAGTCTTGCTTTGTTGATCATTTTTGGAAAGTTGGTTAAAGGTTAGATAAGACATCTTACACAAGCAGGCAAAGTATTAATTTTGATTTTTTTACCCAAACTTCGTGAGAAAAAGGTTTTTTTTTACTTTGCCTACTAAAATGAGACGCCGCAAGTGTTGATTTACATTCAATTATAAAAGGCGAAACGCTCAACAAACTGAATATTTATTGAAATAAAATACCAAATCACAAAAATTCAAAAGTATATGGCTCGTAAAATCAGAATGGGGATGGTAGGTGGAGGCCGTGGGGCTTTTATCGGTGGTGTTCACCGCATTGCTGCTGCTATCGACGGTGAGATTGACCTCGTATGCGGGGCTTTTAGCTCAACGCCCGAAAAATCGAAAGCGTCGGGCGAAGACCTCATGCTCGACCCATCGCGTTGCTATGGCGATTATAAAGAAATGATTCAGAAAGAAAAACGGCGCAAAGACCGCATCGACGCGGTGTCGATTGTTACGCCCAACCACATGCATTTTGCCCCCGCCAAAATGGCATTGGAAAACGGCTTTCACGTGATTTGCGACAAACCAGTTACGTTTTCGTTGCCCGAAGCCAAAAAACTCAAAGATATCATTGCCAACA encodes:
- a CDS encoding META domain-containing protein, whose translation is MKTFYSILLVGCLFVFAYDLQAQRLRAGFDKAEYIEMLKISARFGAPDYVAAFPAPTNYKSVYRAPIVGLDNTWDLWTHNDNTIAVVSIRGTTEKEVSWLANFYAAMVPAKGELQLNQSETFKYELSSDPKAAVHVGWLLGTATMSKDILSKIDSCYKKGIKDVIIMGHSQGGAIAYLLTAYVYSLQKQKAIPADIRFKTYCSASPKPGNLYFAYEYESLTQNGWAYNVVNSADWVPEVPISIQTIDDFNVTNPFVGAKGIIKKQKFPKNLALKYAYNQLSKPTYKANKNYQKYLGKMASTIVSKNMTGFTPPPAYYNSNHYVRTGNTIVLKADEDYYQRFPESKEKIFAHHFHPPYLYLTEKLNTNNESMTTASPLDGTWELNYIAGAAVPFDSLYPNKKPMMIFDGANGQVSGSTGCNRFSGKLNADGNKLNFNSPMALTKMFCPGEGENRFLETLKKVNTYSINENTLTFITGDIAVMRFVKK
- a CDS encoding AI-2E family transporter, whose protein sequence is MHTSSLSKTLQVLAVFFLVIAGLYFAKPFLVPLALACIISMLMLPLGRWMEKKGVGRGLATFLCLLFSVVVVIGVIGVLSWQIASFVDDLPKMQQYIGELEKKLQETLSNQFGLSPQKQKELLKQQQSSGVGNAGKMVLSVMSSSTSLLVDMVLVLVYTFLLMYSRTHLKQFMLKMVPVDQKTKGNKIISDASHVAQQYLLGLAMMIAMLWVMYGVGFSIIGVKNALFFAMICGLFEIVPFVGNITGTTLTVIGALSQGGDSGMVLGIVLTYGTVQFLQTYILEPLVVGAQVKINPLFTIISIVVGELVWGVAGMVMAIPLVGIAKVIFDNIEPLQPYGFLIGEEKKKGKSSFIDTIKARVKKS
- the pbfA gene encoding (R)-1-hydroxy-2-aminoethylphosphonate ammonia-lyase; its protein translation is MSPENLISEDQGDINSSEQRHLYTQSLDAQTLHWLEEDAKYFFHQALSTPVMNVLSKTEGAYIYDLNGKKYLDMHGNGVHNAGFNNPAVVEAMIRQMSEALAFTPRRYTNIPAIQLAKKLTEITPAGLDRVLFCPGGSEAIEMAVMLAKQITGKWKTISFWDAYHGTGFQSGAVSGQAHFLKGNGPMVPGALHAEFPNYYRNPWKWDDTDAIDEEYLRQIKLIIRNEPDIAAIVAEPISSTPVVPSQNYWQEIRSLCDREGIFLIFDEIIEGLGRTGKMFASEHYVTPDVLVLGKSLGGGMVPFAGIVSKSEYNVLQDSSIGHFTHEKNPLCCAAGLAEIEFIEEHRLVENAATKGEYLMNAFREMQEKYPLIGNVAGKGFHIGIDLVKDRKTKERAYEEAERIMYRCMERGLAFKIIEGNVITLRPSLILTQDQCDFIIDTIEEALREETK
- a CDS encoding carbon-nitrogen hydrolase family protein, which codes for MQHKKVKVGVVQATPALFDVEKTVQLVIEWVEKGAAAGCELLLFPESFIPCYPRGLDFDSIVGRRTEKSRNQWLEYWENSLETNSQYVEQISEAIRRAGIFVALGVTERESVGGSLHCALLYFDKQGNLIGKHRKLKPTGLERYIWAESDGSTLVSFDTEIGKIGGLICWENYMPLARMSMYQRGVEIYLAPTADSRESWQSTMQHIALEGRCFVLACNQFVQKSDYPEHFQADLTDEPEIMSSGGSVIISPLGEVLAGPLWNEEGLLTAELDFSVLAKSKLDFDVVGHYSRNDVFKLEVVGQPDMLKVK
- the purB gene encoding adenylosuccinate lyase — encoded protein: MQLNSLTAISPVDGRYRRQVEKLAPYFSEFGLIRYRILIEVEYFISLCELPLPQLKDFDKVHYSDLRALYGEFSEKDALMIKEIESVTNHDVKAVEYFIKEKLKDKKLEQFLEFIHFGLTSQDINNTSIPLSLKDALKAEIVPMFDEVLAKLKALAEEWKHIPMLARTHGQPASPTRLGKEFGVFAERLEKQLQMLQAVPFAAKFGGATGNFNAHHVAYPDIDWVAFGNHFVNDHLGLSRSQLTTQIEHYDMLAALMDTFKRLNTILIDLDRDIWTYVSMEYFKQKIKAGEIGSSAMPHKVNPIDFENSEGNLGIANALFEHLSAKLPISRLQRDLTDSTVLRNLGVPLAHTVIALKALMRGLGKLELNERAFYADLENNWAVVAEAIQTVLRREAYPQPYEALKNLTRKNEKITANAIAEFIDGLDVSDEIKEELRAISPFSYTGV